CTTATCTGGATGATGTTTCTACTATCCAAGGACAATGTGACATTATTGTCTCCCACAAGAGAAATTTATTTCTCTGCCAAAAAAACTCACAACATACAGACACACATACATCAGCATcactttccttaaaaaacaataCCATTATAATGCATTACCAAAATGGgaaaatataaaacacacagcCTTTAGTTACACAAGTTACTATATACAGTAAGTCTATTATCAGTGTTACagtgaaataaatgaatgtttatattGATTATGTCTACATAACAGGACCCTAAAATCTCTTACACATCACTCAGAGTTGAACACATGTGAAGAGTTTATTAAGATCTTATTAATCTGCTGTATGATGGACTGCTTAAAAATATCTGAGCTTctgttttttaatgattttcccTGACACGCTCAACAGATTATTTATTtgagttttcattttaaacattagaCTCCCAAACCAGACAATAATTTCATATCACAAAATAAACTCTATTGTagctttataaaatatatacaaaacatTATTCTTTCTATAAATAatcataattaaaagtgtagaCGCTCATGAACTCTTGTATACAAACACTTTGAAGCTCGCTGTCATTGTGGACCCCATATATTTATAGGAAGCAATCTGATTAATGCCATGACTGTGAACAACAACAGAGCTCCTATCGCCCACTGATCTGTGATGACCTCCTCAGTTTTATTAACATTAATCCGAAAAGTATTCTTATCACAACAGCCAACAAAAATCACACATGTTGAAGATAAAACCACTAcaatatgtgaccagtcacggaaagtagggacacaagtcggatctggagcattttgagttattcacaaattctgaaagtgcagtttctaagctttccaacgatgtgtaaaaCATTTGAATATAGGAACTCAGGAAAACTCAAACCGAGAAAATACAGAAAGAAAAGTTAACACTTTTCCCTGCCgggagagacaatagggctcatttacatctcatttagcaaAGCCATAccccttattattattattattattattatcctttatttaaccaggagaAAAAACCCATTGAGATTAAAAATCTCTTTTTCAAGGGAGACCTGGCCAAGATAGGCAGCTAAATTACATCACAACATTACATACATACAaggacacaaaaacacaaataattaaaaaaaaaacaagttgagAGTCAATTATGCACTTACAAGGAATTCCCAATTAAAAACATTGACATGTGAGGGAGTTCAACTCAAGACACCTCATTCTTATTCTAAAAGCACTCAACAAAATCAATTCACTGAGTTTTAAGTTATTCTGCAACAAATTCCATGTAAAAGGAGCAGAGTGAACAAAAGCCTTTTTACCTAACTCAGTCCTTACGTGTGGAACTGAAAACAGGACTACAGCCTGAGAGCGGAGAGAATAATGACCAGCACTTTTTTTCATAAGAAGTGAACACAAGTAGGATGGGAGCATACCAAGAATAGCCTTGTATATGAATGTGTACCATGACAAAGCCTCCGTGTGGCCCAATCAGGCCACCCTACACGAGAGTACAGCTCACAGTGGTGGGTGTGAGCTTTACAATTAGTAATAAATCTTAACGATGCATGATAGGCTGTGTCAATCATATGAAGGCATTGAACAGATGAATGCATATATAATATGTCCCCATAGTCCAACACAGATAAAAAAGTGGATGCCACTAGCcgtttttttgcattaaaagaAAAGCACAGTTTGTTTCGAAAATAAAAACCCAATTTTAGCCTCAACTTTCTCACTAAACAGTGAACATGAGGCTTAAAGGATAGGCAATCATCAATCACAATACCAAGATACTTATAGGTTGAGACAATCTGTATTTCACGTCCGTCAAGAGTAACCACTGAGGGTATATTCAGTGGTCTACTCCGGGGGCCCGTGAAAAGCATACATTTGGTTTTTTCTGCATTGAGCACAAGTTTCAGCTGGAGCAATGTGTTTTGGACCACTAAAAAGGCATTCTGCAAATTTGCAATGGCTTGTCATCTGCATAAAAATGAAACTTTGCATCACTTGAAAAGACTTgaaaagccgttttgagatacagatgttctagcatcatatgtagtattttgtgacagaagtccggatgacaacatgcaaaaataaacaggactttttacttttgtgttgatcacaagtcgaatccagtctgtttcagatgtgtgaatcatccaatgaccatttttgtccacaaatgggtataatccgtgaaatatagatatatagtctattgtttacatcagattttgcATGAACGTCTGATAAtagaataaagcaataaaccccaagaagcagtgggttactagtgcattttaaaacagctaaggggcgttgttaggcacgacgtgaagcggagtgcttaaacccccttagctgttataaaatgcactggtaacccaacgcttcgaggggtttattgcgttcataaaacggttacttcatatgcataacgttagcggggttttataaaataaaacacaaataagttgtaattatattagtataaatattactcttccgccaaacaaagtagttcctcagaatcaagtgtgactgaaacagagcgcagttcacaaacaacagagatgcagcaaagacacaatgaaaatatgatttaagactgtggtgtttatttttataaatcaacattcatctaatttatacattaaactttatatcgtgcaactgttgaagtgatgatcaaatatgcttggaagcatgcttaactttttccccgtcagcgtttttttaagttgccacccagttttagttgaatgtcttacagaaaaattatcttctttaaataaacataataaaaataaaatatcaaatgaaagaacagtccacCCGCTTtacaacaacatcaaaaaacgtttcatcctaccttcatttgttgtcttatcagttattatcacctctcaaattttcagctaaatgcggagataattccatttttgtgaagaactttgtaaGAGATAAGATttagagcctgatcaaaacacacgtcacgctaaatccaccacaacgctgttgtgtcgagtgaatgcctcagtgtttaagttgggtaagattgccatcttgtggataatagcggaaatatcaataagacaaaaaaaacttcagagaatgttttctctttattgacgaaatgttttatttattgacatttatctggatatcgccataactgtgcaaatgtagaaaaattaaaaaatgattaaagactatggtgtttattttcataaatcagtacacagcaacagtggcgcaatgatacttgtgatgcggtctgaaccgtgggtttaccggggtattttatcacggcttagaacgcgtttcaaccaatcagaatgaagaaccagaacgagccgttttataatataatatacaatatgaggactatttacatcgtaacactgtatatgagattacactttacgttccgttaaacacatgaacctgcctttaaagttgtatttaaaatagggaggtaatataatagataatccaaacagcgccgtcgaaaacgtgacgtcctttagggatgtaaccaatcgctcgctcgttcctccatcagccaatgacttcatggaaaatattgatagacaaaacatgtagccaattatataacgtATTCAACAATGTCTGtgtgacttttttgtgtgtgttttacttcattctgtgctgcaagaactgacagacagatgacgtcaaagtaccgcgagagcgagttgaaattaaactactccgtaagatttcttgaagagctcttgcggtactttgacgtcacccGACTGtggcgccgcataaagtcaaacaagccagtgacgcggctgacgtacgaTGTGGCTGACTGTTATCTGTTCCACCCCagctttttttctcttttttttgtgtgcccgagcttcgtttacagtctggggagactcacgctgtaagtttgaaaaaaaaacttagcaaaGATGTCTGAGGAACAGGTCAGCCGcctcactacagtcacgtgacttcacaaCAGAACcaaaagagaagacaatgctgaataaagtggtaactcttgctatttttggaccaaaatgaagcccactgatgtcacatggactactttgatgatgtttttattacctttctggacttggaaaccgtacatagattttcaatggaggagacagaaagctctcggactaaatctaacgttaaaacatcttaaactgtcttccgagtttagaacgacataagggtgagtcattaatgacattattttcatttttgggcgaacaatccttatttagtagtcacgctgttccctttgggggcggggtatgtaaatatacatagATAATGACGCCCctcgctgcacgctagaatctccggaaaaacaagccaatttcaaccgcaaaatgtagcatttaaatatacaaaaactgctatctcaaacatggaaaGGCTGCTTCGttatctcaactaacagattctgcaataaaacaaaaatcacaaattttgaaaaaaattataactttgtttctcattatctcgaaacttgtgctgccgacttgtgtgaTGGGTCACATATTTCTTTTGTTCTTATGGGCAAAAGACTGTGAATGACACGACTGTGTGATTGTTATTCACGTGTTTGATTGTTATACAGCATCACATGTATGTATGCACAAAACAAATTTCTCTTAGGGGACAAAAAACGACCATCATCATCCATCATCAAATGTTTCTGAAAATGACACACAACCATGTGTATACAATTCCAAGTTACACAAATAACTTGAGggaatttatatttttagatCAAATCTCATTAGAGATCACAGATGATGAGTGGTGCAGAGTTCACAGACCAGACATAAAAAGCAGGATATAGTTTCTCATTAAAAGATTGATCACTGAAGGTGTAGATATGACACATAGACTCCACATCATAAAAAGAGACTCGACCCTCCTCATAATCCACAAACACCCCGACTCTCTGAGGCTCCACACTCAAGGAAAGAGAAACAGATGATGGACCCTCACTAGCCTCATACTCTCCTATAGTCAAACCAGCCATCCAGTATCCACTCTCAGGATTCAGCCAGATCCTCCCCTTCCTCTCAGCAGATTCTCTGGCCACACCAACAAACCACCTAGTTAACCCCTTCACCTCCACCTCATAGTAAAAACACCCTGAGGTGAATCCTTCATTTCCAAGAACACAGTGACGATAATCAAACttgttatttgacttttgatCTTCATCCTTTACTGTTCCTGATTGTTCTTCATATCTCACTTGTTTCCCATCATCAGACACAATGAGATGTCGATGAGCTGAATCAGGATCCAGAGTCACATTCACTGTTAAAATATTGAGATTTCTGCTTTACAGATGAATGTTgtaataatgatgataataatattattagtttgtaaacatcactttacagagaaataaacaaacataaacacactGCATAGAGACAATTAACTGAAACAAAAATAGACAAACCTGAACAATAAATGACAacaaatgaacacaaatgaaaaatataaagagGATAACAAACAAATTCAATGTGTCAATAAAACCACATACAGTCTCATCTAACAGCTGTAGATCTATAACACTTTAATTATGTCATCAAACTTTAACTTACCTGCAAATTTTCTTAACAGTGATTTCACTAAAAACAGAAAGACAGTAAAGAGTTAAACAGAGATCATAACAGAATTATACTTCAGATTAAGAATGAGatcaaaacatttaatgaaatgCAAGTTTGTCTAATAATGAATCatttaataaagacattgaaAATAAACTCACAACATCCTACTGTCCCGTTCTCTATCAGTGAAAGTCTCTCACGTTCTAGAGAGTTCATGAGGTAAAGAAAAAACAGATTAAGTAAAGTAAcacaacacattaaaaacataaaatatgttgtcatgttttaatgaatgattttatgtttgtttgttgtttatcagaatttgatttgatcatctaaaccaggggtctcaaactccaactggcttggggccatttctaagacagacatttcatcggggggccgcagagctattttaacgttcaaaaaagtacaatatttcagtaaatgtcgtgtttaatttctattatttaatgtataatattaCTTGAAAATGTAAGCagtggttttatctttttaatatacattattttataaaagtagcctaagtaaatgtttttttaaccttatcttaactaagacctattaaaaccttgcactaaactaacacatttaattcctgtatacatttacaaactattataaaaaaatgaccACTAGTAAAGTtaagtgtttctttttttatttattttggattgttttcagtcatagtattgatttcattatgttctttgttatatcagttttaatgaatttgccATTATATatggaaaaatattaataagtgaacGTGATCATATGTTACATCAGCTagttggacagaaaaaataataatactgctctatgtgtaattgcatagcaagctaaataataatatattatacttcattatatacttcattatatatagcagtatacatacttttatcctctgtacgtttctcctcctcttttctaaacctgggcactttgatggctctttttcttatctgtagtttaaaatgtgttgcattactaCCTCCAtatgcggtgtctccattagatGCTATAACTTTATGTGAACTAACCCCACCACAGCTCggtcttctctgagtaacagctgagtatccacccggaagtaacaaatcttctctggacaaacactacaaagtcccgaccggattaactgatcgcatggtgacaatgatatgattgacgcgaagttcagttgaggaattaaaatccaATCACGCATTCCTTTATCCTCGACATCACGGAGCGTGCGGTTAATGGCTGTGTAGCACCGGGTGACGCGACCCACAACACGGAGCGCAACTTCTGCTCCCGAGCActttggaaagtaatgctttgactcgttttaacgcgttgttagacgcgacatgtgaacgaacacttgaacgtttaaatcaaaaatctaatgaatataaaacaaagtgaataaaaatctgtttacgcaaatggcccgcgggccgggagtttgagaccactgatCTAAACTTAAATCACACAACAGACACACAGATGTTTgtgtaaacatttacagtgcagGTGGATAAAGTTTGTGAACTCTTGATCATAATGACTGAGTTTCTCTCTTTTATCAGCAGTAACATCCACTGAATGTTTCATGTATTTCAGCTTCACTGGTCCTctttacatacactgtaaaacaaatccgtagaaattgcagctgggttgccggtaatttacagtagatttacatttatgttatttactggcaagagtttgttcaaagtaaaatgaacattaaacatttacaagtctttgtctttacaaagtaaaactaaaaaaacagcatcaagcaaaacattctgggaaacaaaatctgaggcaaaaacagaaaaaggttgatgatgatttctggttcccagaatgctttgcatgaggctgttattgtatagttttattctgtaaagataaatacttgttaatatttaaaatttatacaacagttctttctggttctcgaatctgattggctaagacctatgcgatattgtgctgatatcggcactgtaaccgcttcacctttcgtatcattccgccacctagtgaatggaggtcctaagcaggctcatctctgaatggaaaaacacagacgccctgtttgtAAACACTCTCCgtttgtctcattagtttactagctcgtaaatcagtctgtgaatccccaatcggaagttattccgtcaaagatcagcgctcttggatgttacgttacagttaatgggagaaatgtcttgtcacatcgtgtggacgattaacacttggaaagaggaatataaacactcgttttttttttctggagctatatttcttatcagaacgtgaaaacacagtgaaactgcaggtaagcaccgcagcttttaaatgtggacattgatcatttactttatcgtgacctgactattaaaacatgttatgagatatggccactggtatatttataagcagcatgcaaaaacatctctctgacacttataaaaaacagttttatatagtactgacaagaacaaagtttaataataataatcgagtgctcgtatcacgttaagaataaatgagaaagcaatagtaacgttatacaagtagttttattaacttttacctcgcgccaaaacaataacaacacaaaagacactaaatatgaattaaaaaacaagtaacagtttgatcatgacactaaatactgctgatttgatctcattttgacgatcataaacaaacaaggccaacatgagagccagggtatctctgtcagaaatgtagcccagagagggcggtggtcagcggggcgagtgaacactgatgtccgctcatgctttggttctcattcgtaccgaatctcactaagcaaacgttcaaacaggcgctatctttactaatcgactgcagatttaaatataatacatatacattctcgactgaactaatcttaaaactacactttgtgaccaagaaacggtaatataaagtaacggcttttctgtccattgagttgttatgagcttcaaagcagccgaaagttttacctgtcattctggccgccctcaaatccgtggcggaagaagtagttctcaaacaaagaggcttttaaaataactccgttgttgttttctagttttcgtttttcaaacgtgtgccgtcgaactgttgtataaaagcaatatcgctctcggagtcgtgcgACACAGCTCTACATCATCACGGCTGCGACCGCccccggcactcggcctgcggcctcgtgcctctggcctaatcacagccgtgatgatatagagctatatcacactcctactcgagcgatattgcttaattatttaactttgaacaaactcttgccagtaaataacataaatttaaatctattgtaaattaccggcaacccagctgcaataacattgaaatttctacgg
This window of the Misgurnus anguillicaudatus chromosome 19, ASM2758022v2, whole genome shotgun sequence genome carries:
- the LOC129425993 gene encoding E3 ubiquitin-protein ligase TRIM39-like — its product is MIKKRERLSLTVKTVKSLLRKYAVNVTLDPDSAHRHLIVSDDGKQVRYEEQSGTVKDEDQKSNNKFDYRHCVLGNEGFTSGCFYYEVEVKGLTRWFVGVARESAERKGRIWLNPESGYWMAGLTIGEYEASEGPSSVSLSLSVEPQRVGVFVDYEEGRVSFYDVESMCHIYTFSDQSFNEKLYPAFYVWSVNSAPLIICDL